Proteins encoded together in one Impatiens glandulifera chromosome 1, dImpGla2.1, whole genome shotgun sequence window:
- the LOC124916476 gene encoding secreted RxLR effector protein 161-like, with protein sequence MNKIPYASAIGSIMYAVVCTRPDVAYALSMCSRYQPSPGEAHWSAAKNILKYLRRTKDDFLVYGGDEKLIVQGYTDASFQTDRDGFKSQSGYVFILNGGAVSWKSSKQGTIADSTTEAEYIAASEAAKEAVCMRKFLDELSIVPSISMPIDIYCDNNGAIAQAKEPSSSSKSRHVMRKYHFIRHIITMGDIRMCKVHTDDNIADPLTKPMPRPKHESHTRAKGLKHIGEWL encoded by the coding sequence atgaacaagatcCCATATGCTTCTGCTataggatctatcatgtatgccgtggtatgtacacgtccagatgttgcatatgctttgagcatgtgtagcagataccaaccaagtcctggagaagcacactggagtgcagctaagaatatcctgaagtacttaagaagaacaaaggatgatttcttagtatatGGGGGAGATGAAAAATTGATCGTACAAGGCTATACTGATGCAAGCTTTCAGACTGACCGAGATGGCTTTAAGTCTCAATCGGGTTATGTCTTTATCCTTAACGGAGGAGCTGTGAGCTGGAAGAGCTCCAAGCAAGGTACTATAGCAGATTCTACAACAGAGGCTGAGTACATTGCTGCTAGTGAAGCAGCAAAGGAGGCCGTTTGCATGAGGAAGTTCCTAGATGAACTCAGTATTGTTCCTAGCATTTCAATGCCTATTGACatctattgtgacaacaatggtgCCATAGCTCAGGCAAAGGAACCGAGTTCGAGCTCCAAATCTAGACACGTTATGAGAAAGTATCACTTTATTCGACACATCATCACTATGGGTGATATTAGGATGTGTAAGGTGCATACTGATGACAATATTGCAGATCCATTAACCAAACCTATGCCTAGGCCTAAGCATGAGAGTCACACTAGGGCTAAGGGTCTCAAACACATTGGAGAATGGCTTTGA